In Phycisphaerae bacterium RAS2, the DNA window CAAGATTTATCTGCCGTTCCTCGTCATCGACATGGTCATCGCGTCGATTCTGATCAGCATGGGCATGATGATGTTGCCGCCGGTGCTGATCTCGCTGCCGTTCAAGCTGATGTTGTTCGTGCTGGCCGACGGCTGGGGCATGGTGGTCGGGTCGTTGTTGCACAGTTTTGGTTGAGTACGGCGCGGGAGTGAGCCATGGACACGGGTACGGCACTGGACCTGGCGCACGAAGCGCTGCTGCTCGCGCTGATTCTCGCCGGGCCGATCATGGCGATCGGCATGGTGGTGGGATTGATCATCAGCATCGTGCAGGCCGTGACCCAGTTGCACGAGCAGACGCTGACGTTCGTGCCGAAGATCGTGGCGATGGGCGTGGCGACGGCGCTGTTCATCCCCTGGCTCACGACGCGCATGGTGGAGTACACCCAGCGGTTGTGGGGGGGCGGATGAAGCGCGAACGCCGGGAATCCAGAACGCCAAGAACGCTGAAACGTCCAAACGCGGAATCGTCCGACTCATGCCCTTGAGCCTGTTGCAACTCGAAATGCTCCTGCCGGCTTTCATGATGGTGCTGGCGCGCACGGCCGGCGCAGTCGTGGCGGTGCCGATGTTTTCGAACGCGCAGATTCCGGCGATGGTCAAGGTGCTGCTCGCGGTGACGCTGGGCTTCGTCGCTTTCCCCGTGGTGATGCCGATGCTTCCGACGGATG includes these proteins:
- the fliQ gene encoding Flagellar biosynthetic protein FliQ; translation: MDTGTALDLAHEALLLALILAGPIMAIGMVVGLIISIVQAVTQLHEQTLTFVPKIVAMGVATALFIPWLTTRMVEYTQRLWGGG